One region of Colius striatus isolate bColStr4 chromosome 26, bColStr4.1.hap1, whole genome shotgun sequence genomic DNA includes:
- the C3 gene encoding complement C3 isoform X4, translating to MTPSPGPLCPRPPPAAAMGTPALPLIVGLLLLHTAPICTQMVTMVTPAMLRLETEEQVVLEAPGLTAPAEATILVQDFPLKRQVLYQIRMQLSSDKGMLANGTIKVSAKALPQAAGKQFVSVTARVAGMTLEKVLLVSLQSGHIFLQTDKPIYTPGSIVLCRFFALGHLMEPVPKTIIVEIKTPDNVIIKQVPVSSPMKTGIFSLNHNLPEIVSMGTWTISAKFEDSPGRVFSTQFEVKEYVLPSFEVVLDPKEKFLYIDQKEDFKVSITARYLYGKRLQGTAFALFGVMVDDEKRSIPQSLQRIQVINGDGEATLSMATLRQRFANPQELVGHSLYISVTVITESGSDMVEAQRSGIRIVTSPYTIHFTHTPKYFKPGMPFNLMVYVTNPDESPAPRVAVKADGFQGLASTQRDGVARLVLNMPGNKDAVSITVRTDQPGLPLDRQASRQMTAEAYRSQGRSGNLLHLAVGATELSPGDNLPVNFHVKCKSNAVCDSIPYFTYLIMSKGRIIHVGRQRHEAGQSLVTMSLPVTTELIPSFRIVAYYYVLPNEIVADSVWIDVKDTCMGTLVVKGATEDDNREHEPGTPMRLHIEGDHNAHVGLVAVDKGVFVLSKKNKLTQTKVWDTVEKSDIGCTPGSGKDNVGVFADAGLSLVTTVKITTPQRAEIQCPQPTKRKRRSLQLIEYKGTKAAEYTDKVLRKCCEDGMKENPMGHSCEHRTNYIQDGEACVRAFLDCCNYIKGIRDQKQRQLHLELARSEVDDGFLDDEGITSRSLFPESWLWQVETLTEPPNKLGISTKTLPVYLKDSITTWEVLAVSLSQTKGLCVADPYEITVMKTFFIDLRLPYSVVRNEQVEIRAILYNYWTQDITVRVELMHNPALCSASTSKSRYQQILNLKAQSSWAVPFVIVPLQLGLHDIEVKAAVRGKFVADGVKKKLKVVPEGMRLEKTVKIVELDPKTKGINGVQEEKVKAADLSDIVPNTESETKVSIQGNPVSIMVEKAIDGDKLKHLIVTPAGCGEQNMIGMTPTVIAIHYLDSTLQWESLGFDRRAEAIDLIKKGYTQQLAFRKDDSSYAAFKDRPSSTWLTAYVVKVFAMAIKLVDIEPEVVCGAVKWLILEKQKPDGVFQEDAPVIHKEMVGGYQGAEPEVSLTAFVAIALHEAQEVCKKHVNNLDGSISKATDYLSRRYQSLARPYTVALTSYALALTGKLKSEKVLMKFSKEGKSWEERDARTYNIEGTSYALLALLQMEKWELTGPVARWLAQQNYFGGGYGSTQATILVFQALAQYQLAFQRELELNLDVSVLLPRRANANTFRIENRNALVARSAETKFNEDFTVKAEGVGKATMTVVTVYNAKVPDKENKCDSFDLRVQVEDVKTGKEQDGVLRSVKITICARFLGDVSATMSILDVSMLTGFSPDLQDLKRLTDGVDRYISKFEIDQALSDRSNLVIYLDKISHKAEECFSFKAHQRFQVGLIQPAAVTVYSYYKIDDRCTRFYHPDKDSGKLSKICHGDVCRCAEENCFMRHKQDVPVTVNQRIERACEPGVDYVYKVKLVAMEESPSHDNYIMTILSVIKMGTDEDPAESNRTFVSHRQCRDALKLQIGQDYLVWGLATDLWATGSRFSYIIGKDTWLEMWPSEVACQEPDLQPLCQDFIEFAEAMTMFGCPS from the exons ATGACCCCCTCCCCTGGACCCCTCTGTCCTCGGccccctccagctgcagccatGGGGACTCCGGCGCTGCCCCTCATCGTcggcctcctgctgctgcacacgGCTCCCATCTGTACCCAAAT GGTGACAATGGTGACACCAGCAATGCTGCGACTGGAGACGGAGGAGCAGGTGGTGCTGGAGGCGCCGGGGTTGACTGCCCCTGCTGAGGCCACTATCCTGGTGCAGGACTTTCCCCTCAAGCGTCAAGTGCTCTACCAGATCCGCATGCAACTGAGCTCTGACAAGGGCATGTTGGCCAACGGCACCATCAAG GTGTCGGCCAAGGCTCTGCCACAGGCAGCAGGGAAGCAATTTGTCTCCGTGACGGCGCGGGTGGCCGGCATGACCCTGGAGAAGGTGCTGTTGGTGTCACTCCAGAGTGGCCACATCTTCCTGCAGACGGACAAGCCCATCTACACCCCTGGCTCCATTG TGCTCTGCCGCTTCTTCGCTCTGGGCCACCTCATGGAGCCAGTGCCCAAGACAATCATTGTGGAGATCAAG ACTCCCGACAATGTCATCATCAAGCAAGTGCCTGTGTCCTCGCCGATGAAGACGGGCATCTTCTCCCTCAACCACAATCTGCCTGAGATTGTCAG CATGGGAACATGGACAATATCAGCCAAATTCGAAGACTCACCAGGACGGGTCTTCAGCACCCAATTCGAAGTCAAGGAGTATG TGCTGCCAAGCTTTGAGGTGGTCTTGGACCCGAAGGAGAAATTCCTCTACATTGATCAGAAGGAGGATTTCAAAGTGTCCATCACAGCCAG ATATCTGTACGGGAAGCGCCTGCAGGGCACGGCCTTTGCCCTCTTTGGCGTCATGGTGGACGATGAGAAGAGGAGCATCCCCCAGTCCCTGCAGCGCATCCAG GTGATCAACGGGGACGGAGAAGCCACGCTGTCCATGGCCACACTGCGGCAGCGTTTCGCCAACCCGCAGGAGCTGGTGGGACATTCACTCTACATCTCCGTCACTGTAATCACTGAGTCAG GCAGTGACATGGTGGAGGCCCAGCGCAGCGGCATCCGCATTGTGACATCCCCATACACCATCCACTTCACCCACACCCCCAAGTACTTCAAGCCAGGGATGCCCTTCAACCTTATG GTTTACGTCACTAATCCAGATGAGTCCCCAGCTCCGCGTGTCGCCGTCAAGGCTGATGGCTTTCAAGGTCTTGCCTCCACCCAGCGTGATGGTGTAGCCAGACTGGTCCTCAACATGCCAGGCAACAAGGATGCTGTCTCCATCACC GTGCGGACAGACCAGCCGGGGCTGCCTCTGGACCGCCAGGCCTCACGACAGATGACTGCCGAGGCTTACCGCAGCCAGGGCAGGTCTGGCAACCTCCTCCACCTCGCTGTGGGGGCCACTGAGCTGAGCCCTGGTGACAACCTTCCTGTGAACTTCCACGTCAAGTGCAAGAGCAACGCCGTGTGTGACTCCATCCCATACTTCACCTACCTG ATCATGAGCAAGGGACGCATCATCCATGTGGGGAGACAGCGACACGAGGCTGGGCAGAGCCTGGTCACCATGTCGCTGCCCGTGACGACTGAGCTCATCCCCTCCTTCCGCATTGTGGCCTACTACTACGTGCTGCCCAATGAAATCGTTGCTGACTCCGTCTGGATTGACGTCAAGGACACTTGCATGGGCACT CTGGTGGTGAAGGGAGCGACGGAGGATGACAACCGGGAGCATGAACCGGGGACACCCATGCGGCTGCACATCGAGGGTGACCATAATGCCCATGTGGGGTTAGTGGCTGTGGACAAGGGGGTCTTTGTCCTCAGCAAGAAGAACAAGCTCACCCAGACTAAG GTTTGGGACACAGTGGAGAAGAGTGACATTGGCTGCACCCCAGGCAGTGGGAAGGACAACGTGGGAGTCTTTGCTGATGCTGGCCTCAGCCTGGTCACCACTGTGAAGATCACCACGCCACAGCGAGCAG AGATCCAGTGTCCTCAGCCCACGAAACGCAAGCGCCGCTCCTTGCAGCTCATTGAGTACAAAGGCACCAAAG CGGCTGAGTACACAGACAAGGTGCTGCGCAAGTGTTGTGAGGATGGCATGAAAGAAAACCCCATGGGCCACAGCTGTGAGCATCGGACCAACTACATCCAGGACGGAGAAGCCTGTGTCCGGGCCTTCCTTGACTGCTGCAACTACATCAAGGGCATCCGTGACCAGAAGCAACGCCAGCTCCACCTCGAGCTGGCTCGAA GCGAGGTGGACGATGGCTTTCTGGATGATGAGGGCATCACCTCACGGAGCCTCTTCCCGGagagctggctgtggcaggTGGAGACGCTGACAGAGCCGCCCAATAAGCTGGG AATCTCCACCAAGACTCTTCCTGTGTACCTGAAGGACTCCATCACCACATGGGAGGTCCTGGctgtcagtctctcacagaccAAGG ggctgtgtgtggctgaCCCCTACGAGATCACAGTGATGAAGACTTTCTTCATCGACTTGCGCCTGCCCTACTCTGTGGTGAGGAACGAGCAGGTGGAGATCCGTGCCATCCTCTACAATTACTGGACGCAAGACATCACG gTGCGCGTGGAGCTGATGCACAACCCAGCCCTGTGCAGCGCCTCCACCTCCAAGTCACGTTACCAACAGATCCTCAACCTGAAAGCCCAGTCGTCATGGGCTGTGCCCTTTGTCATTGTGCCCTTGCAACTGGGGCTACATGACATCGAGGTGAAAGCAGCTGTCCGAGGCAAGTTTGTGGCTGATGGTGTCAAGAAGAAGCTCAAAGTTGTG CCTGAAGGGATGAGGTTGGAGAAGACGGTGAAAATAGTCGAGTTGGACCCAAAGACGAAGGGAATCA atgGTGTACAGGAAGAGAAGGTGAAGGCAGCAGACCTCTCTGACATTGTCCCAAACACCGAGTCGGAGACCAAAGTCAGCATCCAAG GCAACCCTGTGTCCATCATGGTGGAGAAAGCCATTGATGGGGACAAGCTGAAGCACCTCATTGTGACACCAGCGGGCTGCGGGGAACAGAACATGATTGGGATGACACCCACTGTCATTGCCATCCACTACCTGGACAGCACGTTGCAGTGGGAGAGCCTCGGCTTTGACCGCCGCGCTGAGGCCATTGACTTGATTAAAAAGG GTTACACCCAGCAACTTGCTTTCCGAAAAGATGACAGCTCCTATGCCGCCTTCAAGGATCGCCCGTCAAGCACCTG GTTGACAGCCTACGTGGTCAAAGTCTTTGCCATGGCCATCAAACTGGTAGACATTGAGCCAGAGGTGGTTTGTGGTGCTGTGAAGTGGCTCATCCTGGAGAAGCAGAAACCAGACGGAGTTTTCCAAGAAGATGCTCCCGTCATACATAAGGAGATGGTG GGAGGCTACCAAGGTGCTGAGCCTGAGGTGTCACTGACGGCCTTTGTCGCTATCGCGCTGCATGAGGCCCAAGAGGTCTGCAAGAAGCATGTCAAC AACTTGGACGGGAGCATCTCCAAAGCCACTGACTACCTTTCCCGGAGGTACCAATCGCTGGCCCGACCCTACACGGTGGCCCTGACCTCCTACGCCTTGGCCCTGACAGGGAAACTCAAGAGCGAGAAAGTTCTCATGAAGTTTTCCAAAG AGGGCAAAAGCTGGGAGGAACGTGACGCCCGTACCTACAACATCGAGGGCACGTCCTACGCGTTGCTGGCCTTGCTGCAAATGGAGAAGTGGGAGCTGACGGGGCCAGTGGCCCGCTGGCTTGCCCAGCAGAACTACTTTGGTGGTGGCTATGGATCCACTCAG GCCACCATCCTGGTATTCCAAGCATTGGCCCAGTACCAGCTGGCATTTCAGCGGGAGCTCGAGCTCAACCTGGACGTGTCGGTGCTGCTGCCGCGCCGTGCCAACGCCAACACCTTCCGTATTGAGAACCGCAACGCCCTGGTGGCACGCTCGGCCGAG ACCAAATTCAACGAGGACTTCACTGTGAAAGCAGAGGGTGTGGGCAAGGCAACGATGACGGTGGTAACCGTCTACAACGCCAAGGTCCCTGACAAGGAGAACAAGTGTGACAGTTTCGACCTGCGGGTGCAGGTAGAGGACGTCAAGACAG GCAAGGAACAGGACGGTGTCCTCCGCTCTGTGAAGATCACCATCTGCGCCAG GTTCCTGGGTGACGTGAGTGCCACCATGTCCATCCTTGATGTCTCCATGCTCACGGGCTTCTCGCCTGACCTCCAAGACCTGAAGAGG CTCACAGATGGGGTGGACAGGTACATCTCCAAGTTTGAGATTGACCAAGCACTGTCGGACCGCAGCAACCTCGTCATCTACCTTGACAAG aTCTCACACAAGGCCGAGGAGTGTTTCTCCTTCAAGGCCCACCAGCGATTCCAGGTGGGCTTGATCCAGCCTGCGGCCGTCACCGTCTACAGTTACTACAAGATTG ACGACCGCTGCACCCGTTTCTACCATCCGGACAAGGACAGTGGGAAACTGAGCAAGATCTGCCATGGGGATGTGTGCCGCTGCGCCGAAG AAAACTGTTTCATGCGGCACAAGCAAGATGTCCCGGTCACCGTCAACCAGCGCATCGAGCGTGCCTGCGAGCCGGGAGTTGACTATG TGTACAAGGTGAAGCTGGTGGCAATGGAAGAGTCTCCATCCCATGACAACTACATCATGACCATCCTCTCTGTCATCAAGATGG GCACCGATGAGGACCCCGCAGAGAGCAACCGGACCTTTGTGAGTCACCGTCAGTGCCGAGATGCTCTGAAGCTCCAGATTGGCCAGGACTACTTGGTCTGGGGGCTGGCCACGGACCTGTGGGCCACGGGCAGCCG CTTCTCCTACATCATCGGCAAGGACACGTGGCTGGAGATGTGGCCCTCGGAGGTGGCGTGCCAGGAGCCCGACCTTCAGCCCCTCTGCCAGGACTTCATTGAGTTTGCCGAAGCCATGACTATGTTTGGGTGTCCATCCTGA
- the C3 gene encoding complement C3 isoform X1 codes for MTPSPGPLCPRPPPAAAMGTPALPLIVGLLLLHTAPICTQMVTMVTPAMLRLETEEQVVLEAPGLTAPAEATILVQDFPLKRQVLYQIRMQLSSDKGMLANGTIKVSAKALPQAAGKQFVSVTARVAGMTLEKVLLVSLQSGHIFLQTDKPIYTPGSIVLCRFFALGHLMEPVPKTIIVEIKTPDNVIIKQVPVSSPMKTGIFSLNHNLPEIVSMGTWTISAKFEDSPGRVFSTQFEVKEYVLPSFEVVLDPKEKFLYIDQKEDFKVSITARYLYGKRLQGTAFALFGVMVDDEKRSIPQSLQRIQVINGDGEATLSMATLRQRFANPQELVGHSLYISVTVITESGSDMVEAQRSGIRIVTSPYTIHFTHTPKYFKPGMPFNLMVYVTNPDESPAPRVAVKADGFQGLASTQRDGVARLVLNMPGNKDAVSITVRTDQPGLPLDRQASRQMTAEAYRSQGRSGNLLHLAVGATELSPGDNLPVNFHVKCKSNAVCDSIPYFTYLIMSKGRIIHVGRQRHEAGQSLVTMSLPVTTELIPSFRIVAYYYVLPNEIVADSVWIDVKDTCMGTQLVVKGATEDDNREHEPGTPMRLHIEGDHNAHVGLVAVDKGVFVLSKKNKLTQTKVWDTVEKSDIGCTPGSGKDNVGVFADAGLSLVTTVKITTPQRAEIQCPQPTKRKRRSLQLIEYKGTKAAEYTDKVLRKCCEDGMKENPMGHSCEHRTNYIQDGEACVRAFLDCCNYIKGIRDQKQRQLHLELARRAGALRPRSRGMPPSPGEVDDGFLDDEGITSRSLFPESWLWQVETLTEPPNKLGISTKTLPVYLKDSITTWEVLAVSLSQTKGLCVADPYEITVMKTFFIDLRLPYSVVRNEQVEIRAILYNYWTQDITVRVELMHNPALCSASTSKSRYQQILNLKAQSSWAVPFVIVPLQLGLHDIEVKAAVRGKFVADGVKKKLKVVPEGMRLEKTVKIVELDPKTKGINGVQEEKVKAADLSDIVPNTESETKVSIQGNPVSIMVEKAIDGDKLKHLIVTPAGCGEQNMIGMTPTVIAIHYLDSTLQWESLGFDRRAEAIDLIKKGYTQQLAFRKDDSSYAAFKDRPSSTWLTAYVVKVFAMAIKLVDIEPEVVCGAVKWLILEKQKPDGVFQEDAPVIHKEMVGGYQGAEPEVSLTAFVAIALHEAQEVCKKHVNNLDGSISKATDYLSRRYQSLARPYTVALTSYALALTGKLKSEKVLMKFSKEGKSWEERDARTYNIEGTSYALLALLQMEKWELTGPVARWLAQQNYFGGGYGSTQATILVFQALAQYQLAFQRELELNLDVSVLLPRRANANTFRIENRNALVARSAETKFNEDFTVKAEGVGKATMTVVTVYNAKVPDKENKCDSFDLRVQVEDVKTGKEQDGVLRSVKITICARFLGDVSATMSILDVSMLTGFSPDLQDLKRLTDGVDRYISKFEIDQALSDRSNLVIYLDKISHKAEECFSFKAHQRFQVGLIQPAAVTVYSYYKIDDRCTRFYHPDKDSGKLSKICHGDVCRCAEENCFMRHKQDVPVTVNQRIERACEPGVDYVYKVKLVAMEESPSHDNYIMTILSVIKMGTDEDPAESNRTFVSHRQCRDALKLQIGQDYLVWGLATDLWATGSRFSYIIGKDTWLEMWPSEVACQEPDLQPLCQDFIEFAEAMTMFGCPS; via the exons ATGACCCCCTCCCCTGGACCCCTCTGTCCTCGGccccctccagctgcagccatGGGGACTCCGGCGCTGCCCCTCATCGTcggcctcctgctgctgcacacgGCTCCCATCTGTACCCAAAT GGTGACAATGGTGACACCAGCAATGCTGCGACTGGAGACGGAGGAGCAGGTGGTGCTGGAGGCGCCGGGGTTGACTGCCCCTGCTGAGGCCACTATCCTGGTGCAGGACTTTCCCCTCAAGCGTCAAGTGCTCTACCAGATCCGCATGCAACTGAGCTCTGACAAGGGCATGTTGGCCAACGGCACCATCAAG GTGTCGGCCAAGGCTCTGCCACAGGCAGCAGGGAAGCAATTTGTCTCCGTGACGGCGCGGGTGGCCGGCATGACCCTGGAGAAGGTGCTGTTGGTGTCACTCCAGAGTGGCCACATCTTCCTGCAGACGGACAAGCCCATCTACACCCCTGGCTCCATTG TGCTCTGCCGCTTCTTCGCTCTGGGCCACCTCATGGAGCCAGTGCCCAAGACAATCATTGTGGAGATCAAG ACTCCCGACAATGTCATCATCAAGCAAGTGCCTGTGTCCTCGCCGATGAAGACGGGCATCTTCTCCCTCAACCACAATCTGCCTGAGATTGTCAG CATGGGAACATGGACAATATCAGCCAAATTCGAAGACTCACCAGGACGGGTCTTCAGCACCCAATTCGAAGTCAAGGAGTATG TGCTGCCAAGCTTTGAGGTGGTCTTGGACCCGAAGGAGAAATTCCTCTACATTGATCAGAAGGAGGATTTCAAAGTGTCCATCACAGCCAG ATATCTGTACGGGAAGCGCCTGCAGGGCACGGCCTTTGCCCTCTTTGGCGTCATGGTGGACGATGAGAAGAGGAGCATCCCCCAGTCCCTGCAGCGCATCCAG GTGATCAACGGGGACGGAGAAGCCACGCTGTCCATGGCCACACTGCGGCAGCGTTTCGCCAACCCGCAGGAGCTGGTGGGACATTCACTCTACATCTCCGTCACTGTAATCACTGAGTCAG GCAGTGACATGGTGGAGGCCCAGCGCAGCGGCATCCGCATTGTGACATCCCCATACACCATCCACTTCACCCACACCCCCAAGTACTTCAAGCCAGGGATGCCCTTCAACCTTATG GTTTACGTCACTAATCCAGATGAGTCCCCAGCTCCGCGTGTCGCCGTCAAGGCTGATGGCTTTCAAGGTCTTGCCTCCACCCAGCGTGATGGTGTAGCCAGACTGGTCCTCAACATGCCAGGCAACAAGGATGCTGTCTCCATCACC GTGCGGACAGACCAGCCGGGGCTGCCTCTGGACCGCCAGGCCTCACGACAGATGACTGCCGAGGCTTACCGCAGCCAGGGCAGGTCTGGCAACCTCCTCCACCTCGCTGTGGGGGCCACTGAGCTGAGCCCTGGTGACAACCTTCCTGTGAACTTCCACGTCAAGTGCAAGAGCAACGCCGTGTGTGACTCCATCCCATACTTCACCTACCTG ATCATGAGCAAGGGACGCATCATCCATGTGGGGAGACAGCGACACGAGGCTGGGCAGAGCCTGGTCACCATGTCGCTGCCCGTGACGACTGAGCTCATCCCCTCCTTCCGCATTGTGGCCTACTACTACGTGCTGCCCAATGAAATCGTTGCTGACTCCGTCTGGATTGACGTCAAGGACACTTGCATGGGCACT CAGCTGGTGGTGAAGGGAGCGACGGAGGATGACAACCGGGAGCATGAACCGGGGACACCCATGCGGCTGCACATCGAGGGTGACCATAATGCCCATGTGGGGTTAGTGGCTGTGGACAAGGGGGTCTTTGTCCTCAGCAAGAAGAACAAGCTCACCCAGACTAAG GTTTGGGACACAGTGGAGAAGAGTGACATTGGCTGCACCCCAGGCAGTGGGAAGGACAACGTGGGAGTCTTTGCTGATGCTGGCCTCAGCCTGGTCACCACTGTGAAGATCACCACGCCACAGCGAGCAG AGATCCAGTGTCCTCAGCCCACGAAACGCAAGCGCCGCTCCTTGCAGCTCATTGAGTACAAAGGCACCAAAG CGGCTGAGTACACAGACAAGGTGCTGCGCAAGTGTTGTGAGGATGGCATGAAAGAAAACCCCATGGGCCACAGCTGTGAGCATCGGACCAACTACATCCAGGACGGAGAAGCCTGTGTCCGGGCCTTCCTTGACTGCTGCAACTACATCAAGGGCATCCGTGACCAGAAGCAACGCCAGCTCCACCTCGAGCTGGCTCGAA GGGCCGGGGCCCTGAGGCCACGATCGAGAGGAATGCCGCCATCCCCAGGCGAGGTGGACGATGGCTTTCTGGATGATGAGGGCATCACCTCACGGAGCCTCTTCCCGGagagctggctgtggcaggTGGAGACGCTGACAGAGCCGCCCAATAAGCTGGG AATCTCCACCAAGACTCTTCCTGTGTACCTGAAGGACTCCATCACCACATGGGAGGTCCTGGctgtcagtctctcacagaccAAGG ggctgtgtgtggctgaCCCCTACGAGATCACAGTGATGAAGACTTTCTTCATCGACTTGCGCCTGCCCTACTCTGTGGTGAGGAACGAGCAGGTGGAGATCCGTGCCATCCTCTACAATTACTGGACGCAAGACATCACG gTGCGCGTGGAGCTGATGCACAACCCAGCCCTGTGCAGCGCCTCCACCTCCAAGTCACGTTACCAACAGATCCTCAACCTGAAAGCCCAGTCGTCATGGGCTGTGCCCTTTGTCATTGTGCCCTTGCAACTGGGGCTACATGACATCGAGGTGAAAGCAGCTGTCCGAGGCAAGTTTGTGGCTGATGGTGTCAAGAAGAAGCTCAAAGTTGTG CCTGAAGGGATGAGGTTGGAGAAGACGGTGAAAATAGTCGAGTTGGACCCAAAGACGAAGGGAATCA atgGTGTACAGGAAGAGAAGGTGAAGGCAGCAGACCTCTCTGACATTGTCCCAAACACCGAGTCGGAGACCAAAGTCAGCATCCAAG GCAACCCTGTGTCCATCATGGTGGAGAAAGCCATTGATGGGGACAAGCTGAAGCACCTCATTGTGACACCAGCGGGCTGCGGGGAACAGAACATGATTGGGATGACACCCACTGTCATTGCCATCCACTACCTGGACAGCACGTTGCAGTGGGAGAGCCTCGGCTTTGACCGCCGCGCTGAGGCCATTGACTTGATTAAAAAGG GTTACACCCAGCAACTTGCTTTCCGAAAAGATGACAGCTCCTATGCCGCCTTCAAGGATCGCCCGTCAAGCACCTG GTTGACAGCCTACGTGGTCAAAGTCTTTGCCATGGCCATCAAACTGGTAGACATTGAGCCAGAGGTGGTTTGTGGTGCTGTGAAGTGGCTCATCCTGGAGAAGCAGAAACCAGACGGAGTTTTCCAAGAAGATGCTCCCGTCATACATAAGGAGATGGTG GGAGGCTACCAAGGTGCTGAGCCTGAGGTGTCACTGACGGCCTTTGTCGCTATCGCGCTGCATGAGGCCCAAGAGGTCTGCAAGAAGCATGTCAAC AACTTGGACGGGAGCATCTCCAAAGCCACTGACTACCTTTCCCGGAGGTACCAATCGCTGGCCCGACCCTACACGGTGGCCCTGACCTCCTACGCCTTGGCCCTGACAGGGAAACTCAAGAGCGAGAAAGTTCTCATGAAGTTTTCCAAAG AGGGCAAAAGCTGGGAGGAACGTGACGCCCGTACCTACAACATCGAGGGCACGTCCTACGCGTTGCTGGCCTTGCTGCAAATGGAGAAGTGGGAGCTGACGGGGCCAGTGGCCCGCTGGCTTGCCCAGCAGAACTACTTTGGTGGTGGCTATGGATCCACTCAG GCCACCATCCTGGTATTCCAAGCATTGGCCCAGTACCAGCTGGCATTTCAGCGGGAGCTCGAGCTCAACCTGGACGTGTCGGTGCTGCTGCCGCGCCGTGCCAACGCCAACACCTTCCGTATTGAGAACCGCAACGCCCTGGTGGCACGCTCGGCCGAG ACCAAATTCAACGAGGACTTCACTGTGAAAGCAGAGGGTGTGGGCAAGGCAACGATGACGGTGGTAACCGTCTACAACGCCAAGGTCCCTGACAAGGAGAACAAGTGTGACAGTTTCGACCTGCGGGTGCAGGTAGAGGACGTCAAGACAG GCAAGGAACAGGACGGTGTCCTCCGCTCTGTGAAGATCACCATCTGCGCCAG GTTCCTGGGTGACGTGAGTGCCACCATGTCCATCCTTGATGTCTCCATGCTCACGGGCTTCTCGCCTGACCTCCAAGACCTGAAGAGG CTCACAGATGGGGTGGACAGGTACATCTCCAAGTTTGAGATTGACCAAGCACTGTCGGACCGCAGCAACCTCGTCATCTACCTTGACAAG aTCTCACACAAGGCCGAGGAGTGTTTCTCCTTCAAGGCCCACCAGCGATTCCAGGTGGGCTTGATCCAGCCTGCGGCCGTCACCGTCTACAGTTACTACAAGATTG ACGACCGCTGCACCCGTTTCTACCATCCGGACAAGGACAGTGGGAAACTGAGCAAGATCTGCCATGGGGATGTGTGCCGCTGCGCCGAAG AAAACTGTTTCATGCGGCACAAGCAAGATGTCCCGGTCACCGTCAACCAGCGCATCGAGCGTGCCTGCGAGCCGGGAGTTGACTATG TGTACAAGGTGAAGCTGGTGGCAATGGAAGAGTCTCCATCCCATGACAACTACATCATGACCATCCTCTCTGTCATCAAGATGG GCACCGATGAGGACCCCGCAGAGAGCAACCGGACCTTTGTGAGTCACCGTCAGTGCCGAGATGCTCTGAAGCTCCAGATTGGCCAGGACTACTTGGTCTGGGGGCTGGCCACGGACCTGTGGGCCACGGGCAGCCG CTTCTCCTACATCATCGGCAAGGACACGTGGCTGGAGATGTGGCCCTCGGAGGTGGCGTGCCAGGAGCCCGACCTTCAGCCCCTCTGCCAGGACTTCATTGAGTTTGCCGAAGCCATGACTATGTTTGGGTGTCCATCCTGA